The nucleotide window CCGGGGACCCCGGGGACGTTGTCCACTGTATCGCCGAGAAGGGCGAGGTAGTCCGGCATCGAGGATGGAGGGAAGCCGTACTCCTCCGTAAAGGAGCCGCCGTCCATCTTGACGAAGCTGCTGATGCCCCTGACCGGCCTCAATACCTCGATCTCCCTGTCCAAGATCTGGAGCACGTCCTTGTCGGAGGAGAGCACCAGCGTATCCATGCCCTGCTCCGCAGCCGCGCAGGCCGAGGAGGCGATTACATCGTCGGCCTCTACTCCATCCCTAACTACCACGGGCGCACCCATGACATCCAGCAGCTCCAGGATAAGGGGGAGCTGCGTCTTGAACTCCGGAGGCGTGGGTTTCCTTCCCGCCTTGTAATCCTCGTACGCCTCGTGTCTGAAGGTGGGACCGGGGGCGTCGAAAATAATGCCGTACAGGTCGGGTTCCCATTCGTCCTTTATCTTCTGGAGCATGTTGAAGAACCCGACTATGGCGTTGGTAGGAGTCCCGTCCGGTGCGTTCAGCTCCCTGATGGCGTAAAAAGCCCTGAACGCAAGCCCATGACCGTCCACGAGAAGTAATTTTTTCTTTTTCAGATCTATCACACCCCTCAGGCAAGCGACGTTAAGAAATAATGACCTTTCAAGGTTATAATAGCTCATTGTGCGACTTTGCGCACCAACGACGCACGACAAGACGAAGCACCGAGGAGGAACTGAAATGAAGGAGACGGTACGGGTTCGCTTCGCTCCGAGCCCGACAGGAGCGCTGCACATCGGGGGCGGGCACACGGCCCTGTTCAACTGGCTGTGGGCCAGGCACATGGGCGGGAAGTTCATCCTGCGCATAGAGGACACCGACAGGGAGCGCTCGACCCAGGAGTACGAGGATACGATAATGTCCGGCATGCGCTGGCTCGGGCTCGACTGGGACGAGGGACCGGACACGGGCGGCCCCTACGGCCCGTACAGACAGTCGGAGCGCCTCTCATTCTACCGCGAGACAGCCGAAAAACTCCTGGGCGAAGACAAGGCGTACAGGGAGGGCAATGCGGTGATATTCAAGATGCCACCAGGAGTTCCGCTCGCCTTCGACGACATAGTGTACGGGCGCATAGAGATGCTCAGCGACACCCTGAAGGACACTGTGATGATAAAGAGCGACGGCATGCCCACCTACAACTTCGCCGTCGTGGTCGACGACCACTTCATGGGGATAACCCACGTCATAAGAGGGGAGGATCACATATCCAACACCCCGAAGCAGCTCGCGCTGTACGATTCGCTCGGATGGGAGAGGCCCGTCTTCGCCCACCTGCCGATGATACTTGGCAAGGACAAGAAGAAACTCTCGAAGAGGCATGGCGCCACCAGCGTCTACGAATACCGGGACATGGGCTACATGCCCGACTCGGTGTTCAACTTCCTGGCGCTGCTCGGCTGGTCGCCGGGAGACGACAGGGAGATCTTCTCCCGCGAGGAGGCAGCGGATATGTTCGACCTGTCGAGGGTGATCAAGAAGCCGTCGGTCTTCGACATGGACAAGCTGAATCACATCAACCAGGAGCACCTCAAGAGGCTACCGCCTTACGAGCGACTGGCCCTGGTGGAGCCCTTCTGGAGGGGAATGGGCCTTCCGGTGGACTCTCACTCGAGGGAGTACCTGGCGGATTCCCTTACCCTTTTGGAGGGACGGGGGCAGACAGCCAGGGAGGCCGCAACCTACTCCGACTACTTCCTGGACTTCGAGCCTGTAAAGGAGAGGTACGAGGGGGTTTCGAAGGACGGAAAGCACATTGAAGTTTTAAGGAGGTACAACTCCGAGCTTCTGTCTCTGCCGGACTGGAACGCAAAGGGCATGGAGGACTTCTCCCGTGAGTGGAGCGTCGCGAACGGCATCAAGATGAGGGACCTTGCGATGCCCCTTCGCCTATGCCTGACCGGGATGAAGGTCAGCCCCGGAGTGTTCGAGGTAGCCGAGCACTTGGGTCAGGACGAGGTGCGAAGGCGCCTGGAGCACTACGGAGTCATATAGGACGAAGGCGGGCCTCGAGGCCCGCCTTTTTATTGACCGTGTGGTATCACCCGTCATTTCGCACCGGTGGAGGCTCTTTTCAGGCCCCCTCCACGGATGGCTGTTTCACGGGCTTTCCCGTGTCCGTTACTATCTGGGCCTTGCGGTCGTACGAGGAAATGAGATAGTCCTCCGACGACAGCAGGCACTTCACCGGGCAAATCTCCACGCACTGAGCGCAGAAGCAGCACCTGTCGACGTGGATCTGGATCTTCTTGTCCTCGGGGAGGAACTCGATCGCGTTCGCCGGGCAGACCCTTATGCAGAGCCTGCACCCTATGCAGGCCTCCCTGTCGTAGTTCAGTCTGCCTCGGAAGTGCTCGTTGACACCTATGGGCGGATTGAGCTCTATCCACCCCTTCTCCGCCGCGTCAAGGGCCTCCGTCATGGAGTCTGGCATCCTGGCCACGGGGAAGAGGTTGGTGAAGGTCCTCTCCCATAGCTGGCGCACCAGCTGAACGATCATGCGGTTGATCATGGCTCTCCACCCCCTCCTAGGCCATGAGGCCGACCGTGGCCAGGATCATGCCGGCTATGGACAGCCCGGCCACTTTGATCAGGTAGAACTCCGACGCCTGCCAGATCTTGAACCTTCCGAACATGGTCCTCATAAGAGTGACAACCAG belongs to Synergistaceae bacterium and includes:
- the gltX gene encoding glutamate--tRNA ligase; this translates as MKETVRVRFAPSPTGALHIGGGHTALFNWLWARHMGGKFILRIEDTDRERSTQEYEDTIMSGMRWLGLDWDEGPDTGGPYGPYRQSERLSFYRETAEKLLGEDKAYREGNAVIFKMPPGVPLAFDDIVYGRIEMLSDTLKDTVMIKSDGMPTYNFAVVVDDHFMGITHVIRGEDHISNTPKQLALYDSLGWERPVFAHLPMILGKDKKKLSKRHGATSVYEYRDMGYMPDSVFNFLALLGWSPGDDREIFSREEAADMFDLSRVIKKPSVFDMDKLNHINQEHLKRLPPYERLALVEPFWRGMGLPVDSHSREYLADSLTLLEGRGQTAREAATYSDYFLDFEPVKERYEGVSKDGKHIEVLRRYNSELLSLPDWNAKGMEDFSREWSVANGIKMRDLAMPLRLCLTGMKVSPGVFEVAEHLGQDEVRRRLEHYGVI
- a CDS encoding 4Fe-4S binding protein; the encoded protein is MINRMIVQLVRQLWERTFTNLFPVARMPDSMTEALDAAEKGWIELNPPIGVNEHFRGRLNYDREACIGCRLCIRVCPANAIEFLPEDKKIQIHVDRCCFCAQCVEICPVKCLLSSEDYLISSYDRKAQIVTDTGKPVKQPSVEGA